The genome window CATCCTGGAGTCGAACGGCTCCTCGTCGATGGCTACGGTATGCGCTGGTTCGCTGGCCCTGATGGATGCCGGTATTAAGGTCCGCGCCGCCGTTTCGGGTATAGCCATGGGCCTCGTGCAGGACAAGGAAACCGGCGAATACGCTGTGCTGTCTGACATTCTGGGCGACGAGGACCACCTCGGCGACATGGACTTCAAAGTAACTGGCACCGAGAAAGGTATCGTGGCTTGCCAGATGGATATTAAAATCCAGGGCCTGAGCAACGAAATTCTGACGGCTGCTTTGCACCAGGCTCGTGAAGGCCGGCTGCACATCTTGGCCGAGATGGCCAAGACGCTAGCTACTCCGGCCGCGGAGCTGAAGCCTCACACTCCCCGCTCGCACAAAATGCTCATTGATAAAGAGTTTATCGGGGCAGTAATCGGGCCGGGCGGTAAGGTTATTCAGCAGATTCAGAAGGATACCAACGCCACGGTAATCATTGAGGAGAAGGACGAGAAAGGCCACGTAAGCATCTACGCTTCCAACCAGGAAGACATGCAGGCCGCCATCGACCGGATCCGCGCTATTGCTGCCGTACCGGAGATTGGTGAAACCTACAAAGGCAAGGTTCGCTCGATTCAGCCTTATGGTGCTTTCGTAGAAATCATGCCGGGCAAAGACGGTCTCTTGCACATTTCGGAGGTAGCCCACGAGCGGCTGGCCTCGCTGGAAGGCGTGCTGGAAGTAGGGCAGGAGATTGACGTAAAACTGCTCGACATCGACAAAAAGACCGGCAAATACCGCCTCTCGCGCAAGGTGCTTCTGCCCAAGCCTGAGCGGGCCGCCGACTCGAACGGCAGCGCCCAGTAAGAACTCCCCGAACTTTCGCGGGTACCGGCGTGTTGCACATAATCAATGCCGGTACCCGCGTTTGGGTATCTTCCGTACATCGGACTGACAACGACGTTTAGTAGCAATCACAACTCCATTCTCACGCGCCCGCAATGAGACAGCTAAAAATCAGCAAGCAGATCACCAACCGCGAAAGCCAGTCGCTGGATAAATACCTCCAGGAGATTGGCAAGGTGGATCTGCTGACCCCCGACGAGGAGGTGACGCTGGCGCAACGCATCAAAGAAGGTGATCAGCAAGCGCTGGAAAAACTCACCAAGGCTAACCTTCGCTTCGTGGTGTCGGTGGCCAAACAGTACCAGAACCAAGGCCTTTCGCTGGGTGATTTGATCAATGAGGGCAACCTTGGTCTGATCAAAGCCGCCAAGCGTTTTGATGAAACCCGCGGCTTTAAGTTCATCTCCTACGCCGTATGGTGGATTCGTCAATCCATTCTGCAAGCCCTGGCCGAACAGTCGCGCATTGTGCGTCTGCCCCTGAACCGGGTAGGCTCGCTGAATAAGATTTCCAAATCCTTCTCCGAGCTGGAGCAAAAATTCGAGCGGGAGCCCTCGCCCGAGGAAATTGCTGAAGTACTGGAGCTGACCACTTCGGAGGTAGTAGATACCCTGAAGATTTCGGGTCGCCACGTATCCGTGGATGCTCCCTTCGTGCAGGGTGAGGAAAACCGCCTCCTGGACGTACTCGAAAACGAAGACGAGGAGAGCCCCGACACGGGCCTGATGAACGACTCGCTTCGCAAAGAAGTGCAGCGTGCCCTGAGCACCCTGACCAAGCGCGAAGCTGACGTCATCACGCTGTATTTTGGCCTGAACGGGGAACACTCTCTTACGCTAGAGGAAATCGGCGAGAAATTTAACCTAACCCGTGAGCGGGTGCGCCAGATCAAGGAGAAAGCCATCCGCCGGTTGCGCCACACCTCGCGCTCCAAAGCCTTGAAACCCTACCTGGGGTAATTTATTCTACCCTTTCGCAGAAAACCCTGACCCTTGGTTGGGGTTTTTTGTTGTAGTACCAGCTCAACCCGGGTGGCAAAATTTCTGCTCCCGGGCGGAAGCAGCGTGCTGGTGTTACCTTTGCACCCCAACTATAACTTTACACAGCGCTGGCGTAGCCGGTGCTCCGTACTTCTCATGGCGACTACCTCCCCAGAACACATCAAGTGTCTGATTATTGGCTCCGGCCCGGCTGGCTACACGGCCGCTATTTACGCTGCGCGCGCCAACCTCAAGCCCGTCATGTACCAGGGCCTGCAGCCCGGCGGGCAGCTCACGATTACCAACGACGTAGAGAACTTCCCCGGCTACCCCGACGGCATTATGGGGCCGGAAATGATGGAAGACCTCAAGAAACAGGCGGCCCGTTTCGGCACGGATATTCGTTATGGCATTGCTACTGCAGTTGACTTCTCGGGTCATCCGCACCGGGTTACTATTGATGAGAATCTGGAGTTGACAGCTGATACGGTCATTATTGCCACCGGTGCCTCGGCCAAGTGGCTCGGCATTCCATCGGAGCAGCGGCTGAACGGCTCGGGCGTGTCGGCCTGCGCCGTGTGCGACGGGTTTTTCTACCGCGGCAAGGACGTGGCCATTGTGGGCGCCGGCGATACGGCAGCCGAAGAAGCTACCTACCTGGCTAACCTGTGCAGCAAGGTGTACATGATTGTGCGGAAGGGCGAGATGCGGGCCTCGAAAATCATGCAGAAGCGCGTACTCGATAACCCCAAGATTGAAGTGCTCTGGAATACCGTAACCGACGAGATTTTGGGAGAGCACGGCGTGGAAGGTGCCCGCCTCAAGAACGTGGTAGACGGCAGCACCCGCGACATTGCCATTGAGGGCTTCTTCGTGGCCATCGGGCACGAGCCAAACTCCAAAATTTTTCAGCCCTACCTGCACCACGACGAGCAGGGCTACCTTAAAACCCTCCCTGGTACGGCCAAAACCAACGTAGATGGAGTTTTTGCCTGCGGCGACGTGCAGGATTACACCTACCGGCAGGCCGTGACGGCCGCCGGCTCCGGCTGCATGGCCGCCCTGGATGCGGAGCGTTACCTAGCCGCGCTGGGGGATCATTAAGAGTGAATTGGTGAAGTTGTGAAATGGTGAGTTTTTCATTCCATGCAAGACAATGGGTGACACGGGCGTTACACCCTACACTCAAATCATTTCACAACTTCACAACCTCACCATTTCACCATTTACCCTGTTGCTCTTGCTGAATTTTGCGAAACACTGGCTGCTGCCGCTGCTACTGATCGGGCTGTTCTTTGGCTTGCCCGGCCAGCTGCTGGCCCAGCGCCGCAAAGTCCCCGAGCCGAAAGCAAAAGCTGGCTCGGCGGGCAAGCGGAAGGATTTCTTCCGGATTAAGTCGCCCACAATTCGCTACGTGCGGCCCGATACCACGATTCTGATTGAGACGGAGGAGCTACCGGATGAGGGTTCCGATGCGGCAAAGTCCATCTTCTTCAACCCGGCCAAAAAGCTCTCCATTGTGAGCGAGGATACGACCACGCTCAACGAAGGCGAGCAGCAGATCGTGGAAGTGTCAGAGGAAGTAAAAATTGATTCCTCCTGGATTAAAGTAGCGGGTTACTACGCCATTTGGGATACCCATAACATCAACCCCTACCGCGTAGACGGGCGCCATATCAAGGACACGCTCAACCTGAAGTTAACCGAGCCGGAGCGCCAGCGCTACGCCAAAATGCCCCTGAACCGGACGCCCATCACCTCAGACTTTGGCTTCCGGGGCTACCGCTGGCACTACGGCGTAGACTTGGACCTGGAAACCGGTGACTCCGTGAAAGCGGCTTTCGACGGGGTAGTACGCATTGTGAAGTGGGACGGCTCCGGCTACGGCAATTACATCTTGGTCCGGCACTACAACGGTATCGAGACGCTCTACGGGCACTTGCAGAAGTCGTTGGTGGCGCCCGGAACGTTCGTGAAAGCCGGCCAACTTATTGGCTGGGGTGGCAGCACGGGCCGCAGCAGCGGTTCTCACTTGCACTTTGAGGTGCGCTACGAGGGCAACCCCATCGACCCGGAGCGGATGTACGACTTCCCGGATTACCGCCTCATCAAAGACAATTTTCAGATTACTTCAGCCCTGTTTGCCTACTACAGCAAGTCATTGCGGTACCGGGGCGGGAGCGTGCCGGGTGCCAGCAGCGGCGGCAGCAGTAGCCGCAGCAGCGCCGCGAAACCCACCCAGGCCCGGCGCATTGTAACGCATAAAATCCGCAGCGGCGATACGCTGTCGGAAATTGCTGATAAGTACGGCGTATCGCAGGCCCAGATTCGTCGTCTGAATGGCGGCACGGCGGTACTGCGCGTAGGCCGAACACTCCGCATCAAGTAGGCTGGTCGTAGAACCGAGAACAGCAAAAAGCCCCGCTAAGGTGTAATCCTTAGCGGGGCTTTTTGCGCTAGTAGCGCGAAGCTGCCACCTCATGCATCAGTAAT of Hymenobacter sublimis contains these proteins:
- a CDS encoding sigma-70 family RNA polymerase sigma factor, with translation MRQLKISKQITNRESQSLDKYLQEIGKVDLLTPDEEVTLAQRIKEGDQQALEKLTKANLRFVVSVAKQYQNQGLSLGDLINEGNLGLIKAAKRFDETRGFKFISYAVWWIRQSILQALAEQSRIVRLPLNRVGSLNKISKSFSELEQKFEREPSPEEIAEVLELTTSEVVDTLKISGRHVSVDAPFVQGEENRLLDVLENEDEESPDTGLMNDSLRKEVQRALSTLTKREADVITLYFGLNGEHSLTLEEIGEKFNLTRERVRQIKEKAIRRLRHTSRSKALKPYLG
- the trxB gene encoding thioredoxin-disulfide reductase, yielding MATTSPEHIKCLIIGSGPAGYTAAIYAARANLKPVMYQGLQPGGQLTITNDVENFPGYPDGIMGPEMMEDLKKQAARFGTDIRYGIATAVDFSGHPHRVTIDENLELTADTVIIATGASAKWLGIPSEQRLNGSGVSACAVCDGFFYRGKDVAIVGAGDTAAEEATYLANLCSKVYMIVRKGEMRASKIMQKRVLDNPKIEVLWNTVTDEILGEHGVEGARLKNVVDGSTRDIAIEGFFVAIGHEPNSKIFQPYLHHDEQGYLKTLPGTAKTNVDGVFACGDVQDYTYRQAVTAAGSGCMAALDAERYLAALGDH
- a CDS encoding peptidoglycan DD-metalloendopeptidase family protein; the protein is MLNFAKHWLLPLLLIGLFFGLPGQLLAQRRKVPEPKAKAGSAGKRKDFFRIKSPTIRYVRPDTTILIETEELPDEGSDAAKSIFFNPAKKLSIVSEDTTTLNEGEQQIVEVSEEVKIDSSWIKVAGYYAIWDTHNINPYRVDGRHIKDTLNLKLTEPERQRYAKMPLNRTPITSDFGFRGYRWHYGVDLDLETGDSVKAAFDGVVRIVKWDGSGYGNYILVRHYNGIETLYGHLQKSLVAPGTFVKAGQLIGWGGSTGRSSGSHLHFEVRYEGNPIDPERMYDFPDYRLIKDNFQITSALFAYYSKSLRYRGGSVPGASSGGSSSRSSAAKPTQARRIVTHKIRSGDTLSEIADKYGVSQAQIRRLNGGTAVLRVGRTLRIK